One window of Gemmatimonas aurantiaca genomic DNA carries:
- the sufC gene encoding Fe-S cluster assembly ATPase SufC, whose translation MLQITDLHAAIDGKPILKGITLTVNAGEVHAVMGPNGSGKSTLAQVLAGHPAYEITGGEVLYKGENLLEMDPEVRAQRGVFLAFQYPVEIPGVTNAYFLRAAYNEIRKAHGLDEVDPMEFLDFVEEKLKLVDMDASMLNRSVNAGFSGGEKKRNEILQMAVLQPTLAILDETDSGLDIDALRIVAEGVNALRRPDNATIVVTHYQRLLNYIVPDYVHVLAGGRIIKSGDKSLALELENRGYDWVLETAA comes from the coding sequence ATGCTGCAGATCACCGACCTTCATGCCGCGATCGACGGCAAGCCGATCCTCAAGGGCATCACGCTCACCGTGAACGCCGGCGAGGTGCATGCCGTGATGGGCCCCAACGGTTCGGGCAAGAGCACGCTGGCGCAGGTCCTGGCCGGCCACCCGGCGTACGAGATCACCGGCGGTGAAGTGCTCTACAAGGGCGAGAATCTCCTCGAGATGGATCCCGAAGTGCGCGCCCAGCGTGGCGTGTTCCTCGCCTTCCAGTATCCCGTGGAGATTCCCGGTGTGACCAACGCGTACTTCCTGCGCGCGGCGTACAACGAGATCCGCAAGGCGCACGGCCTCGACGAAGTCGACCCGATGGAGTTTCTCGACTTCGTGGAGGAGAAGCTGAAGCTGGTGGACATGGATGCGTCCATGCTCAACCGCTCGGTGAACGCCGGTTTCTCCGGCGGCGAGAAGAAGCGCAACGAGATCCTGCAGATGGCGGTGCTGCAGCCCACACTGGCCATTCTCGACGAAACCGATTCGGGTCTCGACATCGACGCGCTGCGCATCGTGGCCGAGGGCGTGAACGCGCTCCGGCGTCCGGACAATGCGACGATCGTCGTGACGCACTATCAGCGTCTGCTCAATTACATCGTGCCCGACTACGTGCACGTGCTGGCCGGAGGCCGCATCATCAAGTCGGGCGACAAGTCCCTCGCGCTGGAACTCGAGAACCGCGGCTACGACTGGGTCCTGGAGACGGCGGCGTGA
- the sufD gene encoding Fe-S cluster assembly protein SufD yields MGLRFAEQAVAASVVDAPGTLKALRTAGADAFKLLGFPTTREEDWHYTNVSAIASAQFEVAMDRAPVGAVQAATLAPYTFGGTWPLIVFVNGRFDAALSSLDALPEGVRVMPLAQAATDEPELLSRFLGTAVTPSRDGFSALNAAFAGEGMLVHVAKEMVSETPVHILHLVNAAGANVMSHPRHLLITERHAKASVVESYIGLADVPYFTNAAVEAFVEDGATLQLVRIQRESRSAQHVSTVEARQGRDSHFIAFTFQTGASLSRSNVYTVLAGDGCGCTINGLYMLDGQQHGDHQTRVEHVAPNCFSREQYKGLLDERSHGVFNGKVYVHPEAQKTDGKQTNNTLLLSQDAQIDTKPQLEIFADDVKCTHGATVGRIDETALFYLKSRGVSAPLARQLLMYAFAADVLETIDSPVIVEALETLTLERFTGEGQPG; encoded by the coding sequence ATGGGGCTTCGATTCGCCGAGCAGGCCGTGGCGGCGTCGGTGGTCGACGCGCCCGGCACGCTCAAGGCGTTGCGGACGGCGGGCGCGGACGCGTTCAAGTTGCTGGGGTTCCCCACCACGCGTGAGGAGGACTGGCATTACACGAACGTGTCGGCGATCGCGTCGGCGCAGTTCGAGGTGGCGATGGACCGGGCACCGGTCGGTGCCGTGCAGGCCGCCACGCTGGCGCCATACACGTTCGGTGGCACGTGGCCGCTGATCGTGTTCGTGAATGGCCGGTTCGACGCGGCGCTGTCGTCGCTCGATGCCCTGCCCGAGGGCGTGCGGGTGATGCCCCTGGCCCAGGCGGCCACCGACGAACCCGAGCTGCTGTCGCGGTTCCTGGGCACCGCCGTCACGCCCTCGCGCGATGGCTTCTCGGCGCTCAATGCGGCGTTCGCGGGTGAAGGGATGCTCGTGCACGTCGCGAAGGAGATGGTCAGCGAGACCCCCGTGCACATTCTGCACCTGGTCAACGCGGCCGGCGCCAATGTCATGAGTCATCCGCGGCATCTGCTGATCACCGAACGCCACGCCAAGGCGTCGGTGGTGGAGAGTTACATCGGGCTGGCCGACGTGCCCTACTTCACGAACGCCGCGGTGGAAGCGTTCGTGGAGGACGGCGCCACACTGCAGCTCGTGCGCATCCAGCGCGAGTCCCGCTCGGCGCAGCACGTGAGCACGGTGGAAGCCCGGCAGGGACGCGACAGCCACTTCATCGCGTTCACGTTCCAGACCGGCGCCTCGCTGTCGCGCAGCAACGTGTACACGGTGCTGGCCGGCGACGGCTGCGGCTGCACGATCAACGGTCTCTACATGCTCGACGGGCAGCAGCACGGCGATCATCAGACGCGTGTGGAGCACGTGGCGCCCAACTGCTTCAGTCGTGAACAGTACAAGGGATTGCTCGACGAGCGTTCGCATGGGGTGTTCAACGGCAAGGTGTACGTGCACCCCGAAGCGCAGAAGACCGACGGCAAGCAGACCAACAACACGCTGCTGCTGTCGCAGGACGCCCAGATCGACACGAAGCCGCAGCTCGAGATCTTTGCCGACGACGTGAAGTGCACGCACGGGGCCACCGTGGGCCGCATCGACGAAACCGCGCTGTTCTATCTCAAGAGCCGCGGCGTGAGTGCGCCCCTGGCGCGCCAGCTGCTGATGTACGCCTTCGCGGCGGACGTGCTGGAGACGATCGATTCGCCGGTCATCGTGGAAGCGCTCGAAACCCTGACGCTCGAGCGGTTCACGGGCGAGGGGCAGCCGGGCTGA
- the sufU gene encoding Fe-S cluster assembly sulfur transfer protein SufU, whose amino-acid sequence MSDLQELYQSVILDHNRKPRNFGELPEANREADGKNPLCGDEVHVALVVEDDVIRDVKFTGHGCAISKASASLMTAAVKGKSRAEAEALFQRFHALVLGQDEKGGKDLGQLVVFSGVSRFPVRVKCASLAWHTLKAALERTQGVSVDVASPAAISTE is encoded by the coding sequence ATGAGCGATCTGCAGGAGCTGTATCAGTCGGTCATCCTCGACCACAATCGCAAGCCGCGCAATTTCGGCGAACTGCCGGAGGCCAATCGTGAGGCCGACGGCAAGAATCCGTTGTGCGGCGACGAGGTGCACGTGGCCCTGGTGGTCGAAGACGATGTCATCCGCGATGTGAAGTTCACGGGTCACGGGTGCGCGATCTCGAAAGCCTCGGCGTCGCTCATGACCGCGGCGGTGAAAGGCAAGTCCCGCGCCGAGGCGGAGGCGCTGTTCCAGCGCTTTCACGCCCTGGTGCTGGGGCAGGACGAAAAGGGCGGCAAGGATCTCGGACAGCTCGTGGTGTTTTCGGGGGTGTCGCGTTTTCCGGTGCGCGTGAAGTGTGCGTCGCTGGCGTGGCACACGCTCAAGGCCGCGCTGGAGCGCACCCAGGGCGTGTCGGTGGATGTCGCTTCGCCAGCGGCGATCAGCACCGAGTGA
- a CDS encoding Rieske 2Fe-2S domain-containing protein, translated as MNHETTPLFVRAAHVDEVESAFPLGVVLADGRRVCLVRDGETIHAVEDRCPHRDFALSGGDLVSPCVLECPWHGARFDIRTGAVLQGPATDAIMTFDVRVTDGIVLVGPCRS; from the coding sequence GTGAATCACGAAACGACTCCTCTGTTCGTCCGCGCGGCGCATGTGGACGAGGTGGAGTCGGCGTTTCCGCTGGGTGTGGTGCTCGCCGACGGACGTCGGGTGTGTCTCGTGCGTGACGGCGAAACGATTCATGCCGTGGAGGATCGCTGTCCGCACCGGGACTTCGCGCTGTCGGGCGGCGATCTCGTGTCGCCCTGTGTACTCGAATGTCCGTGGCATGGAGCCCGTTTCGATATCCGCACCGGTGCGGTGCTGCAGGGGCCGGCCACCGATGCCATCATGACCTTCGACGTGCGTGTGACCGACGGCATCGTGCTGGTGGGTCCCTGTCGTTCGTGA
- a CDS encoding SufS family cysteine desulfurase, which produces MDSHTRSSMLSPLAPRADFPLLAGNPGLHYLDSAATSQKPAAVLDALRGFYETANANPHRGAYALSARATEIYHEARTTIARFVGMADSDCLIFTRGTTEAMNLVASSWGRANVQAGDEVVVTALEHHANFVPWQQLALASGATLRIVELTPDQTIDLDHLRSVVNHRTKVVAITHVSNAVGAITPIEEAVHIVRSRSSAVIVVDGAQAVPHLPVHFDALDVDFYAFSGHKLLGPMGSGCLLGRRALLEAMPPYQYGGDMIEWVRDTDSTWNVLPHKFEAGTPNAADAVGLAAAVQYLGRLGMANVRAHELALLERAEAKLSALPGITVYGPQAAQRSGVVSFSMPDIHPHDLATILDQHGVCIRAGHHCAQPLMRRLGVSATARASFYVYSDESDVDALVSALTEAQSLFSAVS; this is translated from the coding sequence ATGGATTCGCACACGCGTTCGTCGATGCTCTCCCCGCTGGCGCCCCGCGCGGACTTTCCGCTGCTCGCCGGCAATCCGGGACTGCACTATCTCGATTCGGCCGCCACCTCGCAGAAGCCCGCGGCGGTGCTCGACGCGTTGCGCGGGTTCTACGAAACGGCCAACGCCAATCCGCACCGTGGTGCGTATGCGTTGTCGGCCCGGGCCACCGAGATCTATCACGAAGCGCGTACCACCATCGCGCGATTCGTGGGCATGGCCGACAGCGACTGTCTGATCTTCACGCGTGGCACCACCGAAGCCATGAATCTCGTGGCCTCGAGCTGGGGGCGCGCCAACGTGCAGGCCGGTGACGAAGTGGTCGTCACCGCACTCGAGCACCACGCCAACTTCGTGCCCTGGCAGCAGCTTGCGCTGGCCAGCGGTGCCACGCTGCGCATCGTCGAACTGACACCCGACCAGACCATCGATCTCGATCACCTGCGATCGGTGGTGAACCACCGCACCAAGGTGGTGGCGATCACGCACGTCTCCAACGCCGTGGGAGCCATCACGCCCATCGAGGAAGCGGTGCACATCGTGCGGTCGCGCTCGAGTGCGGTGATCGTCGTGGACGGTGCCCAGGCCGTGCCACATCTGCCGGTGCATTTCGACGCACTGGACGTCGACTTCTACGCCTTCAGCGGACACAAACTGCTGGGCCCCATGGGGAGCGGTTGCCTGCTGGGCCGGCGCGCACTGCTGGAAGCCATGCCGCCGTACCAGTACGGCGGCGACATGATCGAGTGGGTGCGCGACACCGACAGCACGTGGAATGTGCTACCGCACAAGTTCGAAGCTGGCACGCCCAATGCCGCCGATGCAGTGGGCCTCGCGGCCGCCGTGCAGTATCTCGGGCGGCTCGGCATGGCCAACGTGCGTGCGCACGAACTGGCATTGCTGGAGCGGGCCGAGGCGAAGCTGTCGGCCCTGCCCGGTATCACGGTGTACGGACCGCAGGCCGCGCAACGCAGCGGAGTGGTGAGTTTCTCCATGCCCGATATCCACCCGCACGATCTGGCGACCATTCTCGATCAGCACGGCGTGTGCATCCGCGCGGGACACCACTGCGCGCAGCCGCTGATGCGGCGCCTGGGGGTGAGCGCCACGGCGCGCGCGTCGTTCTACGTGTACAGCGACGAGTCGGATGTGGATGCGCTGGTGAGCGCGCTGACGGAGGCGCAGTCGCTGTTTTCGGCGGTGAGCTGA
- the sufU gene encoding Fe-S cluster assembly sulfur transfer protein SufU: protein MGSSAALTAMYQDALLAHHRAPHNRREMPGATASAALKNPVCGDEIRVFVRVEQDRLLEVSFTGRGCSVATASASMMTDVVTGLPVPEVLDIALSLERMLVSPDQDVVLPAALAPLRAVAPFPGRHGCVRMAWQALRDALQDTPQQTPE from the coding sequence ATGGGTAGTTCCGCCGCTCTCACCGCGATGTACCAGGACGCCCTCCTGGCGCATCACCGGGCGCCGCACAATCGCCGCGAGATGCCCGGGGCCACGGCCTCGGCGGCACTCAAAAATCCGGTCTGCGGCGACGAGATCCGGGTGTTCGTGCGCGTGGAGCAGGACCGTCTGCTGGAGGTGTCGTTCACCGGGCGCGGATGTTCGGTGGCCACGGCGTCGGCGTCGATGATGACCGATGTCGTGACCGGTCTTCCCGTGCCCGAGGTGCTCGACATCGCGCTGTCGCTCGAGCGCATGCTGGTGTCGCCCGATCAGGACGTGGTATTGCCTGCCGCCCTGGCGCCGCTGCGAGCCGTAGCGCCGTTTCCCGGCCGTCATGGCTGCGTACGCATGGCCTGGCAGGCATTGCGGGATGCGTTGCAGGACACGCCGCAACAGACGCCGGAATAG
- a CDS encoding carboxypeptidase-like regulatory domain-containing protein, which produces MRARRNLLILLGVVCLTVLGLRPLVAQGVTGPAFVLGSLRADSTNAPIVGAELVLTSVGRTTRTDSAGAFGFRELPAGRHRMIVRAVGFQSITVNVDVPSDGVDDVHMTLKRAATELEKVDVRATGGLTTFMLNGFEERRKLGAGRFLDSTVLADADPKRWASVVLERIPGIRLMAYSGHRSFASTRGQISFDNVPSGDAADRSQGAPKACYIQIIVDGIQRYGSRMGEPLLDVNNMEGPFVAAEYYTTSQTPLQFNRGGNAPCGTLVLWRGR; this is translated from the coding sequence ATGCGTGCGCGCCGCAACCTCCTGATACTCCTCGGTGTCGTCTGCCTGACCGTGCTGGGTCTTCGGCCGCTCGTCGCACAGGGCGTGACCGGGCCGGCATTTGTCCTCGGTTCGTTGCGCGCCGATTCGACCAACGCGCCGATCGTGGGCGCGGAGCTCGTGCTCACCAGCGTCGGGCGCACCACACGAACAGACTCTGCCGGCGCCTTCGGGTTCCGCGAGCTGCCAGCGGGGCGACACCGGATGATCGTGCGGGCGGTGGGCTTTCAGTCCATCACGGTCAACGTGGACGTGCCATCGGATGGCGTCGATGACGTGCACATGACGCTCAAGCGCGCGGCGACGGAACTGGAAAAGGTGGACGTCAGGGCGACTGGCGGCCTCACGACCTTCATGTTGAACGGCTTCGAGGAGCGGCGAAAGCTCGGCGCGGGCCGGTTCCTCGACTCCACCGTCCTGGCCGATGCCGATCCGAAACGATGGGCCAGTGTGGTCCTGGAGCGGATTCCCGGCATCCGTCTGATGGCCTACAGCGGACATCGTTCGTTCGCGAGCACGCGGGGACAGATCTCCTTCGACAATGTTCCCTCGGGGGATGCCGCCGATCGCAGCCAGGGCGCTCCGAAAGCGTGCTACATCCAGATCATCGTGGACGGCATCCAGCGTTACGGCAGCCGCATGGGTGAGCCTCTGCTCGACGTCAACAACATGGAAGGCCCGTTCGTGGCGGCAGAGTACTACACGACCTCGCAGACACCACTGCAGTTCAATCGCGGCGGGAATGCGCCATGTGGCACGCTGGTGCTGTGGAGAGGGCGATGA
- a CDS encoding YciI family protein, protein MYALALIRYRRPFEEVAPHVDEHRAYLRDLKAQGLLIASGPFDPRSGGGLLLRVPDDDVHGTLDRIRNGDPFTRHSVAQYEMLPWAPVIGKEDLDRL, encoded by the coding sequence ATGTACGCACTCGCCCTCATCCGCTATCGCCGCCCGTTCGAAGAGGTGGCGCCGCACGTCGACGAACACCGCGCGTATCTGCGCGACCTGAAAGCCCAGGGGCTGCTCATCGCCTCCGGTCCGTTCGATCCCCGCTCCGGCGGGGGATTGCTGCTGCGCGTTCCCGACGACGATGTGCATGGCACCCTCGATCGTATCCGGAACGGCGATCCGTTCACCCGGCATTCCGTGGCCCAATACGAGATGCTGCCGTGGGCGCCGGTGATCGGAAAGGAAGACCTCGATCGGCTGTAG
- a CDS encoding M28 family peptidase, which translates to MKSLGALLLAAMVATPAFSASTLSAQEREDRTLLTQEQMTAIINEVSGERAMHHLLELVPYQRVRPPSEYKEPFRESRVIEQFARDYGFSNVKTVVYQQGGTAWQPTQGELWMTTPKLTKLFDIHDLALSLASLNANGDFTAELIDVGPGRAQDFEGKDVKGKFVLSSGATGAVYSLAMLRGAIGVLAVSAIGYQRSVDFPNQIVSSTVQAQPGTVAWSVTPEVQRNLSALITRGEKITIRSIVKSEQVPMKAEYVWAQIPGDGSTTQEVAISGHLYEGVIKQGANDDNSGCALILEIGRAYIKLINEGKLPRPKRTINFLFVPEIQGTNAFFQANPDKRKTIIGTLNFDMEGLRVAMSRSFWVLQRTPDTFPSYLNDIAQSMMEYIADVSRERVRFRRSLSGYAPTQPVESARGSKDAFYIKIDKHYGSSDHVAYMSNGVPAVMFITWPDMWYHSTEDTPDKQDPTQYKRAAAVGLGSLSVLSVGTDDMAARITQENLGRGLGRMGESHVKGLGYMADAKDGTGLTRAYAEARNAIRHQTNIEKAVLRSAAVLWTDTTLGAKRVAGFLPLLDQRATSLLNEVKAVYQLQATQRNVTAAEPVLSAAEKEAALLRVELPTAANAPAAGGPGGPGGPGGGARGVGGAGGPQLPDEFNAELSLLFRKGITALELRDFLSGEFTPLPMEEVMAVLRVREAQGQIRLVPVKK; encoded by the coding sequence ATGAAATCCCTCGGCGCCCTCCTCCTGGCCGCCATGGTTGCCACCCCGGCGTTCTCCGCGTCGACGTTGTCCGCGCAGGAACGCGAGGATCGCACGCTGCTCACGCAGGAGCAGATGACCGCGATCATCAACGAGGTGTCCGGCGAACGGGCCATGCACCACCTGCTCGAACTCGTGCCCTATCAGCGCGTGCGGCCACCTTCGGAATACAAGGAACCGTTCCGCGAAAGCCGGGTCATCGAACAGTTCGCGAGGGACTACGGTTTCAGCAACGTGAAGACCGTGGTGTATCAGCAGGGTGGTACGGCATGGCAGCCCACACAGGGCGAGCTGTGGATGACCACGCCCAAGCTCACCAAGCTGTTCGATATCCACGACCTCGCGTTGTCGCTGGCTTCGCTCAACGCGAACGGCGATTTCACGGCCGAACTGATCGACGTGGGCCCGGGTCGCGCGCAGGACTTCGAAGGCAAGGACGTCAAGGGCAAGTTCGTGCTGTCGTCGGGCGCGACGGGCGCGGTGTACTCGCTGGCGATGCTGCGTGGTGCCATCGGTGTGCTGGCCGTCAGCGCCATCGGGTACCAGCGCTCGGTCGACTTCCCCAATCAGATCGTGAGCAGCACGGTGCAGGCGCAGCCGGGCACGGTGGCCTGGTCGGTCACGCCCGAAGTGCAGCGCAATCTCTCTGCGCTCATCACGCGCGGCGAGAAGATCACCATTCGCTCCATCGTGAAGAGCGAACAGGTGCCCATGAAGGCGGAATACGTGTGGGCGCAGATCCCCGGTGATGGCAGCACCACGCAGGAAGTGGCCATCAGTGGTCACCTGTACGAAGGTGTCATCAAGCAGGGCGCGAACGACGACAATTCCGGGTGCGCGCTCATCCTCGAAATCGGCCGTGCCTACATCAAGCTGATCAACGAAGGGAAGCTGCCGCGTCCCAAGCGCACCATCAACTTCCTGTTCGTGCCGGAGATCCAGGGTACCAACGCCTTCTTCCAGGCCAATCCCGACAAGCGCAAGACCATCATCGGCACGCTCAACTTCGACATGGAAGGGCTCCGGGTCGCGATGAGCCGCAGCTTCTGGGTGCTGCAGCGCACGCCGGACACGTTCCCGTCGTATCTGAACGACATCGCGCAGAGCATGATGGAATACATCGCCGACGTCTCGCGCGAGCGGGTGCGTTTCCGTCGGTCGCTCTCGGGGTACGCACCCACGCAGCCGGTGGAATCGGCGCGTGGCAGCAAGGATGCGTTCTACATCAAGATCGACAAGCACTACGGGTCCAGCGACCACGTGGCCTACATGAGCAACGGCGTGCCGGCGGTCATGTTCATCACCTGGCCGGACATGTGGTACCACTCGACCGAAGACACACCTGACAAGCAGGATCCCACGCAGTACAAGCGGGCCGCGGCAGTCGGTCTCGGCTCACTGAGCGTGTTGAGTGTGGGCACCGACGACATGGCCGCACGCATCACGCAGGAGAACCTGGGTCGTGGACTCGGACGCATGGGAGAAAGCCATGTGAAGGGACTCGGGTACATGGCCGATGCGAAGGACGGCACGGGTCTCACGCGCGCGTACGCCGAAGCGCGCAACGCGATTCGTCATCAGACGAACATCGAGAAGGCGGTGCTCCGTTCCGCGGCCGTGTTGTGGACGGACACCACGCTCGGCGCGAAGCGGGTGGCCGGTTTCCTGCCGCTCCTCGACCAGCGTGCCACGTCGCTGCTCAACGAGGTGAAGGCCGTCTATCAGTTACAGGCGACGCAGCGCAATGTGACGGCGGCGGAACCGGTGCTCAGTGCCGCGGAAAAGGAAGCGGCGCTGCTGCGCGTGGAACTCCCGACGGCGGCCAATGCACCGGCCGCGGGTGGTCCTGGCGGCCCCGGTGGTCCGGGCGGTGGTGCGCGTGGCGTGGGCGGTGCCGGTGGCCCGCAGCTTCCCGACGAGTTCAACGCCGAACTGTCGCTGCTCTTCCGCAAAGGCATCACCGCACTCGAACTGCGCGACTTCCTGAGTGGCGAGTTCACGCCGCTGCCGATGGAAGAGGTGATGGCCGTGCTGCGCGTGCGTGAAGCGCAGGGGCAGATCCGGCTCGTGCCGGTCAAGAAGTAA
- a CDS encoding phosphodiester glycosidase family protein → MSSMRHSVCRPGVRRVVSLSTLCAMSGVIVGCRTGAGIAGAAITSAATTAAPAPLVLPAAFADSVHSERIAPIATLHTIVNLRAPWRAWVLEVEARPCFDIQAVKGAAIAPGRNTTSALLGTLPPSSRAIAAVNADFFLFAPPGVPTNLHIGQGHLIAGPGPNPVVWSDQEGRVHIDTLVARGRVTTAHGTMLLTAWNRPSARTAGIVDAAWGIPFDSTMRSTLVYRLVPLGADSPASGARYLVRQVPVSDRGPGGQVVHGDTLLLHVPSTAATGSAPRDGDTATVQIGLALRSAGGNATIDVRNAVGGRPILLVDSTIVRDVDTEGNDGFRALNPRTAVGIDRSGRRLWLAVIDGRQQGRSMGMTLRQTAELLQAVGATKALNLDGGGSSAMVIRQSGTDTVNGTTKDTLRVVNRPSDAGGERSVANALAVTATCAVH, encoded by the coding sequence ATGTCATCGATGCGCCACTCGGTATGCCGTCCCGGTGTCCGGCGTGTGGTGTCCCTGTCGACACTCTGCGCGATGTCGGGAGTGATTGTCGGCTGTCGCACGGGAGCGGGTATTGCCGGTGCGGCAATCACATCGGCAGCCACGACGGCGGCACCGGCCCCGCTGGTGCTGCCGGCCGCGTTCGCCGATTCCGTCCACAGCGAGCGGATCGCGCCCATCGCCACACTGCACACCATCGTCAATCTGCGCGCGCCGTGGCGTGCCTGGGTGCTCGAAGTCGAAGCGCGTCCCTGCTTCGATATCCAGGCCGTGAAGGGCGCGGCCATTGCTCCGGGGCGCAACACCACGTCGGCGCTGCTGGGCACGTTGCCGCCATCGTCACGGGCCATCGCCGCCGTCAACGCCGATTTCTTTCTCTTCGCGCCGCCGGGTGTGCCCACCAACCTGCACATCGGGCAGGGGCATCTCATCGCCGGACCGGGCCCCAATCCCGTGGTGTGGAGTGACCAGGAAGGGCGTGTCCACATCGACACGCTCGTGGCACGCGGCCGGGTGACCACGGCGCACGGGACCATGCTGTTGACGGCGTGGAACCGGCCGAGTGCCCGAACGGCCGGCATCGTCGACGCGGCGTGGGGCATACCCTTCGATTCCACGATGCGATCGACGCTGGTGTATCGGCTCGTGCCACTGGGCGCCGACAGCCCGGCAAGCGGCGCGCGGTATCTCGTGCGTCAGGTGCCTGTCTCCGATCGTGGTCCGGGAGGGCAGGTGGTCCACGGTGACACGCTGTTGTTGCATGTGCCGTCCACAGCTGCCACCGGCTCTGCTCCGCGGGACGGCGATACCGCCACGGTGCAGATCGGCCTCGCGCTGCGTTCGGCGGGCGGCAATGCAACCATCGACGTGCGCAATGCCGTGGGTGGGCGCCCCATCCTGCTGGTGGACAGCACGATCGTCCGTGATGTGGACACCGAAGGCAACGACGGCTTTCGCGCGCTCAATCCGCGCACCGCGGTGGGAATCGATCGCAGCGGACGCCGTCTGTGGCTGGCGGTCATCGACGGGCGTCAGCAGGGGCGCAGCATGGGGATGACGCTGCGACAGACCGCCGAACTGCTGCAGGCGGTGGGCGCGACAAAAGCGCTCAACCTCGATGGCGGAGGTTCTTCCGCGATGGTGATCCGTCAGTCCGGCACCGACACCGTGAACGGGACCACGAAGGACACCCTGCGTGTCGTGAATCGCCCCTCCGATGCCGGGGGTGAACGATCGGTTGCCAATGCGCTGGCGGTCACCGCGACGTGTGCCGTCCACTGA
- a CDS encoding VTT domain-containing protein, whose amino-acid sequence MPQAPPFITRFLLRLRRWADAGWSNSVVFGWGLLQGGIFPGLADLFFLPLALARPERAYRLALVATAGTLIGSVVLYWIGAEALVLLEGPVARFFDFSPDVFAEYRTRLAQYGAWAIFASTMSPLSTKLTSLASGAIGVPFAAFTGALLAGRLTRTFALAWLVRHGGAQAVARWTHVPPA is encoded by the coding sequence ATGCCCCAGGCCCCGCCATTCATCACGCGATTCCTGCTCCGCCTCCGGCGGTGGGCCGACGCCGGATGGTCCAACAGCGTCGTTTTCGGGTGGGGGTTGCTGCAGGGCGGCATCTTTCCGGGGCTCGCCGATCTCTTCTTTCTGCCCCTGGCGCTGGCACGTCCCGAACGGGCCTACCGTCTGGCGCTGGTGGCCACGGCGGGCACGCTCATCGGCAGCGTGGTGCTGTACTGGATCGGCGCCGAGGCGCTGGTGTTGCTCGAAGGGCCGGTGGCCCGTTTCTTCGATTTTTCGCCGGATGTATTCGCCGAGTATCGCACGCGGCTCGCGCAGTACGGCGCGTGGGCGATTTTTGCGAGCACGATGAGTCCGTTGTCCACGAAACTCACCAGTCTGGCTTCCGGCGCCATCGGGGTGCCGTTCGCCGCGTTCACCGGCGCCCTGCTGGCGGGCCGCCTCACGCGCACCTTCGCACTGGCGTGGCTCGTGCGGCATGGTGGCGCCCAGGCCGTCGCGCGATGGACACACGTGCCGCCGGCCTGA
- a CDS encoding HD domain-containing protein encodes MSIPADELHGILDFLRAAESLKHTTRTSWTSTGTPETVAAHTWRLCLMALVLAPRFPGIDLGKLLRICLVHDLGEAIGGDISAVLQEGAPSKADQERRDLLQLVAPLPASAQHDMVALWDEYEQAMSPEARLAKGLDKLETILQHNQGVMPDDFDFRFNLQYGARYTTDDPILRVIRAVLDEETERRAQERSRALEREQSTEHRPHAP; translated from the coding sequence ATGTCCATTCCCGCCGACGAACTGCACGGCATTCTCGATTTTCTGCGCGCCGCCGAATCGCTGAAGCACACGACACGCACCTCGTGGACGTCCACCGGCACACCGGAAACCGTCGCCGCACACACCTGGCGCCTGTGTCTGATGGCATTGGTGCTGGCACCGCGATTCCCTGGCATCGACCTCGGCAAGCTGCTGCGCATCTGTCTCGTGCACGATCTTGGCGAGGCCATCGGCGGCGACATCTCGGCGGTGCTGCAGGAAGGTGCACCAAGCAAGGCGGATCAGGAACGCCGCGATCTGCTGCAACTGGTGGCGCCGCTGCCCGCATCGGCGCAACACGACATGGTGGCCCTGTGGGACGAGTACGAGCAGGCCATGTCGCCGGAAGCGCGTCTCGCCAAGGGGCTCGACAAGCTGGAGACCATTCTGCAGCACAATCAGGGCGTGATGCCGGACGACTTCGATTTCCGGTTCAACCTGCAGTACGGCGCGCGATATACCACGGACGATCCCATTCTCCGTGTGATCCGCGCCGTGCTCGATGAAGAGACGGAGCGGCGGGCGCAGGAGCGATCGCGGGCACTGGAACGAGAGCAGTCGACGGAACACCGGCCGCACGCCCCGTGA